One genomic segment of Methylocystis sp. SC2 includes these proteins:
- the eutC gene encoding ethanolamine ammonia-lyase subunit EutC, producing the protein MAEDRPTPLDKMSMLRSATPARIFLPRAGAALTTRATLDFQLAHAEARDAVEERLDVDALSDELTSRGLTAVRVRSAARDRRSFLLRPDLGRRLDEESRERLKHLAGDYDIAFVIAEGLSARAIARHAIPVLERALQSLCQTSWKVAPIVLAEQGRVALGDDIGETLGARLAVVLIGERPGLSSPDSMGAYLTYSPRVGRTDAERNCLSNIRPQGLSYDDAARKLLYLCNESRRRQLTGVDLKDDADTLPSGEPRAIDAKS; encoded by the coding sequence ATGGCCGAAGATCGCCCGACGCCTCTCGATAAGATGTCGATGCTGCGTTCGGCGACGCCCGCGAGAATTTTTCTTCCGCGCGCCGGGGCGGCGCTGACGACGCGCGCCACTCTCGATTTCCAGCTGGCGCATGCCGAAGCGCGCGATGCGGTGGAAGAGCGACTCGATGTCGACGCGCTCTCCGACGAACTGACGTCGCGAGGGCTGACGGCCGTCCGCGTCAGGAGCGCCGCGCGCGATCGGCGCAGCTTCCTGCTTCGCCCGGACCTTGGCCGAAGGCTGGACGAAGAATCCCGCGAGCGGCTGAAACACCTGGCGGGCGATTACGACATCGCCTTCGTCATCGCCGAAGGGCTTTCCGCCCGCGCGATCGCCCGGCACGCAATTCCAGTGCTCGAAAGAGCGCTGCAATCTCTTTGTCAAACATCGTGGAAGGTCGCGCCAATCGTTCTCGCCGAACAGGGGCGCGTGGCGCTCGGCGATGACATTGGCGAAACGCTTGGCGCCAGGCTGGCGGTTGTTCTCATTGGAGAGCGGCCGGGCCTTTCTTCCCCCGACAGCATGGGCGCCTATCTCACTTATTCTCCCCGTGTCGGCCGCACCGACGCCGAGCGCAACTGCCTCTCGAATATCCGCCCTCAGGGCCTCTCTTACGACGACGCCGCGCGCAAGCTTCTTTACCTTTGCAACGAATCGCGCCGACGCCAGCTGACCGGCGTCGACCTCAAAGACGACGCCGATACGCTCCCATCGGGAGAACCGCGCGCGATCGACGCCAAGAGTTAG
- a CDS encoding ATP-dependent DNA ligase, producing MKTFATLYRRIDAATSTQHKRQALTDYLQAAIGAPEQYASAAWTVYFLAGGKPRQMIATKLLRQLVLDATDLPEWLVDECYHSVGDLAETLALLLPPPTFIEDVPLDVWMNERLLPLRQLDEGARLSALRDWIDAMPVEDRLPFFKLVTGELRIGVSKLQMTQAIAEATQLDAKLVAQRMMGYTQANRAPQAQDFIALVAPAEAGEEGRPLRGQPYPFFLAHPLQAPLSAFPELLGPVDDWLVEWKFDGIRAQFIHRAGAWWLWSRGEELVSDSFPELGALVDFLPDDIVIDGELVVVAPRSDARSAMDDLRDLRPFSELQQRLGRKVLTPKMLRDRPVALIAYDLLEKDGHDLREKPQRERRALLDEVVSRAHFSAMQVGADPPLRLSPALTQPDWEAFARQREEARARGAEGMMLKAMGAPYGVGRQKSGAHLWWKWKLDPMSVDAVLIYAARGHGRRSGVYSDYTFAVWSGPPEQTDRTLLPFAKAYSGLSDEEMRKVDATIRRTTIENFGPVRSVRPTMVFELGFEGIGASNRHKSGIAVRFPRMLRWRQDKPVEDADTIDALRALLPGGARVDDAPNNPP from the coding sequence ATGAAAACCTTCGCCACGCTTTACCGGCGCATCGACGCCGCGACCTCGACGCAGCATAAGAGACAGGCGCTGACCGACTATCTACAAGCGGCGATCGGCGCGCCCGAGCAATACGCCAGCGCCGCCTGGACGGTCTATTTTCTCGCCGGCGGCAAGCCGCGTCAGATGATCGCGACCAAGCTGCTGCGCCAACTCGTCTTGGACGCGACGGACCTGCCCGAATGGCTCGTCGATGAGTGCTACCACAGCGTCGGCGATCTCGCCGAGACCCTGGCGCTCCTGCTGCCGCCGCCAACCTTCATTGAAGACGTCCCGCTCGACGTTTGGATGAATGAACGGCTCCTGCCATTACGCCAGCTTGATGAAGGCGCCCGCCTGTCCGCGCTGCGCGACTGGATCGACGCGATGCCGGTTGAGGACCGCTTGCCGTTCTTCAAGCTCGTCACCGGCGAATTGCGCATCGGCGTGTCGAAGCTGCAAATGACTCAGGCGATCGCCGAGGCGACGCAGCTTGACGCCAAGCTCGTGGCGCAGCGGATGATGGGCTACACGCAGGCGAACCGCGCGCCTCAGGCGCAAGATTTTATCGCGCTCGTCGCGCCGGCCGAAGCGGGCGAAGAGGGGCGGCCGCTGCGCGGCCAACCCTATCCATTCTTTCTCGCGCATCCGCTGCAGGCGCCGTTGTCCGCTTTCCCGGAACTGCTCGGTCCTGTCGATGATTGGCTGGTCGAATGGAAATTCGACGGCATACGCGCGCAATTCATTCATCGCGCCGGCGCGTGGTGGCTGTGGTCGCGCGGCGAGGAGCTTGTCAGCGACAGCTTTCCGGAGCTTGGCGCGCTTGTCGATTTTCTTCCCGACGACATCGTCATCGACGGCGAGCTTGTCGTCGTCGCGCCCCGTTCGGACGCGCGTTCCGCAATGGACGATCTTCGCGACCTGCGCCCCTTTTCTGAATTGCAGCAGCGTCTCGGACGCAAGGTTCTCACGCCGAAAATGCTGCGCGACAGGCCGGTGGCGCTGATCGCTTATGACCTGCTTGAGAAGGATGGCCACGATCTGCGCGAAAAGCCGCAGCGGGAGCGCCGCGCGCTTCTCGATGAGGTCGTGTCGCGCGCGCATTTTTCCGCCATGCAGGTCGGCGCCGATCCGCCGTTGCGTCTGAGCCCCGCGCTGACGCAGCCCGATTGGGAAGCCTTCGCGCGGCAGCGCGAGGAGGCGCGGGCGCGCGGGGCCGAAGGCATGATGCTCAAAGCGATGGGCGCGCCCTATGGCGTGGGGCGCCAGAAGAGCGGCGCCCATCTCTGGTGGAAATGGAAGCTCGATCCGATGAGCGTCGACGCCGTGCTCATCTACGCCGCGCGGGGACATGGGCGACGCTCCGGCGTCTACAGCGACTACACCTTTGCGGTGTGGAGCGGCCCGCCCGAGCAGACGGACCGCACGCTGCTGCCCTTCGCCAAGGCCTATTCCGGTCTTTCGGATGAGGAGATGCGCAAGGTCGACGCGACGATCAGAAGGACGACGATCGAGAACTTCGGGCCGGTGCGCAGCGTGCGCCCGACGATGGTTTTCGAGCTCGGCTTCGAGGGAATCGGCGCCAGCAATCGCCACAAAAGCGGCATCGCGGTTCGCTTTCCCCGCATGTTGCGCTGGCGACAGGACAAGCCCGTGGAGGACGCCGACACGATCGACGCGCTACGCGCGCTGTTGCCTGGCGGCGCAAGAGTGGACGACGCGCCGAACAATCCGCCGTGA
- a CDS encoding choline kinase family protein produces MSAPTADPETFIRALPLWRGPIDIAPLLGGITNKNYIVIDGGRRVVVRLGGDIPVHGVMRFNELAASRAAGAAGVSPKVLYSAPMALALEFISGRTYNAEDVCQNRKRCVDLIKRVHHEVARHLRGPTLAFNVFHIIRDYAHTLVEDKSRISGELPRLLAAGEALEKATGPIDLVFGHNDLLAANFIDDGRRLWLVDWDYAGWNTPLFDLGGLSSNNGFNVADDEAMLEEYFEAPATDALRRRFKAMLCASLLRETLWSLVSESRSTIDFDYVGYSDQNMSRFEAAWAAFQQMEIA; encoded by the coding sequence ATGTCAGCCCCTACCGCAGACCCCGAAACGTTTATACGCGCGCTACCGCTCTGGCGCGGGCCGATCGACATCGCGCCTTTGCTCGGCGGCATCACGAACAAGAACTACATCGTCATCGACGGCGGCCGTCGCGTCGTCGTTCGCCTTGGCGGCGACATTCCGGTCCATGGCGTCATGCGGTTCAATGAACTGGCCGCCAGCAGGGCCGCGGGCGCCGCCGGCGTGTCGCCGAAAGTTCTTTATTCGGCGCCGATGGCGCTGGCGCTCGAATTTATTTCCGGCCGTACTTACAACGCTGAGGACGTGTGTCAAAACCGCAAACGCTGCGTCGATCTCATCAAACGCGTGCATCACGAGGTCGCGCGGCATTTGCGCGGGCCGACTCTGGCTTTTAACGTCTTTCATATCATTCGCGACTACGCCCATACGCTTGTCGAGGACAAAAGCCGGATATCGGGGGAACTGCCCCGTCTGCTCGCCGCCGGCGAGGCTTTGGAAAAGGCGACGGGCCCCATCGATCTCGTTTTTGGCCATAATGATCTCCTCGCCGCCAATTTCATCGATGACGGGCGCCGTCTCTGGCTCGTCGACTGGGATTATGCCGGATGGAATACGCCGCTCTTCGATCTTGGCGGGCTCTCATCCAACAATGGCTTCAACGTCGCGGACGATGAGGCGATGCTCGAAGAATATTTCGAAGCGCCTGCGACCGACGCGCTGCGCCGGCGGTTCAAGGCGATGCTGTGCGCCTCGCTCTTGCGCGAAACGCTTTGGAGCCTTGTCTCGGAAAGCCGGTCCACGATCGATTTCGACTATGTCGGCTATTCCGATCAAAACATGAGTCGTTTCGAGGCCGCCTGGGCGGCGTTCCAGCAGATGGAAATCGCATGA
- a CDS encoding thiamine pyrophosphate-binding protein, protein MSLGVDFILEALAREGLDHVFMVPGGLVDPFLPAFGRQQALTPIVAAQEGGAAYMADGYARASGNFGAALCIGGPGLTNTVTAVATAQSDGSPLLLLSGEVTTALEGLGVFQDASPQTLDDVAIMKPLTRYSSSIDNPKNMPHLFEHALLQLRTRPAAPVHLSLPGDCLAAEISVNHSPIDQALFDYNALSMTAAESSLQHFQGGSGGKPHVKIAILAGAGVEHSNAANALKEFAETWRIPVATTLRGKGVFPEDHPLSLGVFGYAGTHHSRAALMDPSLDLLIILGSGLNERDTMHWALQVKPGRTICVNLLPSAIGMHVQDGGIVGSCGAYLRYLLDQNETLRAALEPTISARAAWMSEIRSQPRLQDPENCESDAVPIHPARVIRELRKAFPHDGVLVVDSGAHRAFAGHYWEAYEAKTYVSATNLGPMGWAIGAAIGVQCAQPRRRVAVITGDGCMRMGGMEIATAARYQLPVIYVVINNAALGNVWLRAHGLGPTPDELTRLPDHDWAGFAQALGARGETVRSPGDLAGAFERALQGEGPCLIDVKADKSFTTPVKDWAQAIAAYSYHE, encoded by the coding sequence ATGTCCCTAGGGGTCGATTTTATCCTCGAGGCGCTGGCGCGCGAAGGACTCGACCATGTATTCATGGTCCCTGGCGGCCTCGTCGATCCTTTTCTGCCCGCTTTCGGACGCCAGCAAGCGCTCACCCCGATCGTCGCCGCGCAAGAAGGCGGCGCCGCCTATATGGCGGATGGCTACGCGCGGGCGAGCGGCAATTTCGGCGCCGCGCTCTGCATCGGCGGACCCGGCCTGACCAATACCGTCACCGCCGTGGCGACCGCGCAATCCGATGGCTCGCCGCTTCTCCTATTGAGCGGCGAAGTGACGACGGCCCTCGAGGGCTTGGGCGTGTTTCAGGACGCAAGCCCCCAGACGCTCGACGACGTCGCGATCATGAAGCCGCTGACGCGCTATTCCTCTTCGATCGACAATCCGAAGAATATGCCGCATTTGTTTGAGCACGCTCTGCTGCAGCTTCGTACCCGTCCCGCTGCGCCCGTACATCTCTCCTTGCCAGGCGACTGCTTGGCCGCGGAGATCTCCGTCAATCATTCTCCGATCGACCAGGCGCTGTTCGACTATAACGCGCTGTCGATGACGGCCGCCGAATCGTCGTTGCAACATTTCCAGGGCGGCTCTGGCGGCAAACCGCATGTCAAAATCGCCATACTGGCCGGCGCAGGCGTCGAGCACTCGAACGCCGCCAATGCGCTGAAGGAATTCGCCGAGACTTGGCGCATTCCCGTCGCCACGACGCTGCGCGGAAAGGGAGTCTTCCCGGAGGACCATCCGCTTTCGCTCGGCGTCTTCGGCTACGCGGGGACGCACCACTCCCGCGCAGCCTTGATGGACCCCTCGCTCGATCTGCTGATCATTCTGGGGTCGGGACTGAACGAGCGCGACACAATGCATTGGGCGCTCCAAGTCAAACCCGGTAGGACGATCTGCGTGAACTTGCTGCCCTCCGCAATCGGGATGCATGTCCAGGACGGCGGGATCGTCGGCAGCTGCGGCGCCTATCTTCGCTATCTGCTCGATCAAAACGAGACGTTGCGCGCGGCTCTCGAGCCGACAATCTCCGCACGCGCGGCTTGGATGTCAGAGATCCGCTCGCAGCCCCGCCTGCAGGACCCGGAAAACTGCGAGAGCGACGCGGTTCCGATTCATCCGGCCCGCGTCATCCGCGAGCTGAGAAAGGCGTTCCCGCACGACGGCGTTCTGGTGGTGGATTCCGGCGCCCATCGCGCTTTCGCCGGCCATTACTGGGAAGCCTACGAAGCCAAGACCTACGTTTCCGCCACCAATCTCGGCCCGATGGGCTGGGCGATCGGCGCCGCGATCGGCGTGCAATGCGCACAGCCGCGCCGTCGCGTGGCGGTTATCACGGGCGATGGATGCATGCGCATGGGCGGCATGGAAATCGCCACCGCGGCGCGCTACCAGCTGCCGGTGATCTATGTGGTCATCAATAATGCCGCGCTTGGCAATGTCTGGTTGCGCGCGCATGGACTCGGCCCCACGCCCGACGAACTGACGCGCTTGCCGGATCATGACTGGGCAGGTTTTGCGCAGGCCTTGGGCGCTCGCGGCGAGACGGTGCGCTCGCCGGGCGATCTTGCCGGCGCGTTCGAGCGAGCGCTGCAGGGCGAAGGCCCCTGCCTCATCGACGTCAAGGCCGATAAGTCGTTCACGACGCCGGTGAAGGACTGGGCGCAGGCGATCGCCGCCTATTCCTACCACGAGTGA
- a CDS encoding ligase-associated DNA damage response exonuclease, protein MTKDLIVPAAEGLCCPPGKFHIDPWRPAALAVITHAHADHARWGSGAYLCQEDCAPILRRRLGDVRIETLRYGESREVGEVRLSLHPAGHVLGSAQVRVEHRGEVWVASGDYKLEADGVSAPFEPVRCDVFITESTFGLPIYRWRPQAEVMADINAWWAENARAGRASVMQAYGLGKAQRLLKHLDARIGPIVCHGAIEPLNQIHRELGIALPPTLNVGALDKAGLSRCFALAPRSAIESPWIRRFGAHSDAFASGWMQLRGNRRRLGVDQGFALSDHADWPGLLQAIAATGAERIFVTHGSGEALSRYLRERGYDARPMATEYGDEALEGEAGPNAEAETDDA, encoded by the coding sequence ATGACCAAGGATCTGATCGTTCCTGCCGCAGAGGGCCTCTGCTGCCCTCCTGGAAAATTCCACATCGACCCCTGGCGCCCGGCGGCGCTGGCGGTGATCACGCATGCGCACGCCGATCACGCGCGATGGGGTAGCGGCGCCTATCTCTGTCAAGAGGATTGCGCGCCGATCCTGCGCAGACGGCTCGGCGACGTTCGTATCGAAACGTTGCGCTATGGTGAGAGCCGAGAAGTTGGCGAGGTGCGGCTCTCCTTGCATCCAGCCGGCCATGTTCTCGGCTCGGCGCAGGTGCGCGTCGAGCATCGCGGCGAGGTCTGGGTCGCGTCCGGCGACTACAAGCTCGAAGCGGACGGCGTCAGCGCGCCTTTTGAGCCTGTTCGATGCGACGTCTTCATCACCGAATCGACCTTCGGGCTCCCGATCTATCGCTGGCGCCCGCAAGCCGAAGTGATGGCCGACATCAACGCGTGGTGGGCGGAAAATGCGCGCGCGGGACGCGCCAGCGTCATGCAGGCCTACGGGCTCGGCAAGGCGCAGCGCCTCCTCAAGCATCTTGACGCGCGTATCGGACCCATCGTCTGCCACGGCGCGATCGAGCCGCTCAATCAGATCCACCGCGAACTCGGCATAGCGCTGCCGCCCACGCTCAATGTCGGCGCGCTCGACAAGGCGGGCCTTTCGCGGTGCTTTGCGCTGGCGCCTCGTTCAGCCATCGAGAGCCCATGGATTCGCCGGTTTGGCGCGCATTCCGACGCTTTCGCCAGCGGATGGATGCAGCTCCGCGGCAATCGTCGGCGTCTCGGCGTCGATCAAGGCTTCGCGCTTTCGGATCACGCCGACTGGCCGGGCTTGCTGCAGGCGATCGCCGCGACCGGCGCCGAGCGTATCTTTGTCACGCATGGAAGCGGAGAAGCGCTCTCGCGCTATCTGCGCGAGAGAGGATATGACGCGCGTCCCATGGCGACGGAATATGGCGATGAAGCTCTGGAAGGCGAGGCGGGGCCGAACGCCGAGGCCGAAACAGACGACGCATGA
- a CDS encoding ethanolamine ammonia-lyase subunit EutB has protein sequence MYGTTIRGTRYNFPDLKSLMAKATPLRSGDCLAGIAAASAAERVAAQMALADLPLNAFLNEALVPYEEDEVTRLICDSHDRSAFAPIASLTVGEFRDWLLSDAADEEALAALTFGLTPEMAAAVSKICRNQDLILIAAKRRVVTRFRNTLGLRGRLSSRIQPNHPTDDARGVLASAIDGLLLGNGDAVIGVNPASDSPEQCYELLRLLDELRETLNIPTQSCVLAHVTTTLRLMERRAPVDLVFQSIGGTQAANTSFGIDLALLRESREAALALRRGTIGDNVMYFETGQGSALSANAHWSCDQQTLEARAYGVARVFDPLLINTVVGFIGPEYLFDGKQITRAALEDHFCGKLLGLPMGCDVCYTNHAEADQNDMDDILTLLAVAGVNYVMGVPGADDVMLNYQSTSYHDVLAVRRMLDLAPAPEFAQWLADVGLTDAPGEAQGPALPASFAPLLERA, from the coding sequence ATGTATGGGACGACGATTCGCGGAACGCGCTACAATTTTCCCGATCTCAAATCGCTGATGGCGAAGGCCACTCCGCTGCGTTCGGGAGATTGCCTCGCCGGAATCGCCGCGGCGAGCGCGGCCGAGCGCGTCGCCGCGCAGATGGCGCTCGCGGACCTGCCTCTCAACGCATTCCTGAATGAGGCGCTCGTTCCCTATGAAGAAGACGAGGTCACGCGACTGATCTGTGACAGTCACGATCGGAGCGCCTTCGCGCCGATCGCCTCCCTCACCGTCGGCGAATTTCGCGACTGGCTTCTCTCCGACGCCGCCGATGAGGAGGCGCTCGCCGCTCTGACCTTCGGGCTGACGCCTGAAATGGCGGCGGCGGTCTCAAAAATCTGCCGCAACCAGGACCTCATCCTGATCGCCGCCAAGCGGCGCGTCGTCACCAGATTTCGCAACACGCTCGGGCTGCGCGGACGGTTGTCGTCGCGCATTCAGCCGAACCATCCGACCGACGACGCGCGCGGCGTTCTGGCCAGCGCGATCGACGGGCTTCTCCTCGGCAATGGCGACGCGGTCATCGGCGTCAATCCGGCCTCCGACAGTCCGGAACAATGCTACGAACTCCTGCGCCTGCTCGACGAATTGCGCGAGACGCTGAATATTCCGACGCAATCCTGCGTGCTCGCCCATGTCACGACGACCCTGCGGCTGATGGAGCGACGCGCGCCCGTCGATCTGGTGTTCCAGTCGATCGGCGGCACCCAGGCCGCCAACACCAGCTTCGGGATCGACCTCGCGTTGTTGCGCGAGTCGCGCGAGGCGGCGCTGGCGCTCAGGCGCGGAACGATCGGCGACAATGTCATGTATTTTGAGACCGGCCAGGGTTCGGCGCTTTCCGCGAACGCCCATTGGAGTTGCGATCAGCAAACGCTGGAGGCGCGCGCCTATGGCGTCGCGCGGGTCTTCGATCCTCTGCTGATCAATACGGTCGTCGGGTTCATTGGCCCGGAATATCTTTTCGACGGCAAGCAGATCACCCGGGCGGCGCTCGAAGACCATTTCTGCGGTAAGCTGCTCGGACTGCCGATGGGCTGCGATGTCTGTTACACGAACCATGCCGAAGCCGACCAGAACGATATGGACGACATTCTCACGCTGCTCGCGGTCGCCGGCGTCAATTACGTCATGGGCGTGCCGGGCGCCGACGACGTCATGCTGAACTACCAAAGCACCTCCTATCATGACGTGCTCGCCGTTCGGCGCATGCTCGATCTGGCGCCGGCGCCGGAATTCGCGCAATGGCTCGCGGACGTCGGTTTGACGGATGCGCCCGGCGAAGCGCAGGGGCCGGCGCTGCCTGCATCCTTTGCGCCGCTTCTCGAAAGAGCCTGA
- a CDS encoding FAD-dependent oxidoreductase codes for MTELPRSAQIVVIGGGIVGCSVAYHLAKRGVETLLLERSQLTSGSTWHAAGLIGQLRTNANITKLLGYSVELYDRLEAETGYATGWRRNGGLRLACNADRWIEVKRQATSARSFGLEMQLLSAKEAQALWPLMNVDDVVGAAFLPTDGQANPSDITQALAKGARLAGAKLIEGVVVSNFIIENERVRGVVTNRGAVACEKLVLCAGLWTQPLAARAGVAIPLSAVHHQYLVTEKIEGVTSDLPTLRDPDRLTYYKEEVGGLVMGGYEPNPVPWSSGAVPEDFAFRLLEDDWDHFEPIMNLALGRVPALAEAGVKQMINGLESFTPDGNWMIGEAPEVRNFFVGAGFNAFGIASAGGAGMALAEWAADGEQPFDLWPVDIRRFGAPHRDPNWVRVRTLEAYARHYSIAWPFEEFTSGRPLRRSPLYDRLKAKGACFGEKMGFERPNWFADLNAGEEPRDRYSLGRPGWFDAVGREHRACREAAALFDQTSFAKALLVGKDAEAALSWIAANNIAKPPGAVAYTQLLNRKGGIECDLTITRLASDRFYVVTGTAFGTHDFDWIRRSIPQGLDATLVDVTSANSVLALMGPRARDILQSCCDDDLSSAGFPFMSARDIRLAGAPVLAIRVTYVGELGWELHIPVEFAVSVYDALTQAGAPFGLVDAGYRAIESLRIEKGYRAWGADIGPDHTPPMAGLDFAVKMKSCAPFQGREALVEAASAPLPRLLAGFVVDDPDTTLLGRETIYRNGARVGWLSSGGYGYSIGKAIGYGYVRNADGVDPTFVLTGDYQLEIAGERRPASVSLSPFYDPKGKRIRG; via the coding sequence ATGACAGAGCTCCCTCGAAGCGCGCAGATTGTCGTTATCGGCGGGGGCATTGTCGGCTGCTCGGTCGCCTATCATCTCGCCAAACGCGGCGTCGAGACGCTGCTGCTGGAGCGATCCCAACTGACGTCGGGTTCGACATGGCACGCCGCGGGACTGATCGGCCAGTTGCGCACCAACGCCAATATTACGAAGCTCCTTGGGTATTCGGTGGAGCTTTACGATCGGCTCGAAGCGGAGACGGGCTATGCGACGGGCTGGCGGCGCAATGGCGGGCTGCGTCTCGCCTGCAACGCCGACCGATGGATCGAGGTCAAACGCCAGGCCACTTCGGCAAGAAGCTTCGGTCTGGAGATGCAGCTCCTGAGCGCCAAGGAGGCGCAGGCGCTCTGGCCGCTGATGAATGTCGATGACGTCGTCGGCGCGGCCTTCCTGCCCACCGACGGTCAGGCCAATCCGTCAGACATCACCCAGGCGCTGGCGAAGGGCGCACGGCTCGCCGGCGCGAAGCTGATCGAGGGCGTCGTCGTCAGCAACTTCATCATCGAGAACGAACGCGTGCGCGGCGTCGTCACAAACCGCGGCGCCGTCGCTTGCGAAAAGCTGGTGCTCTGCGCCGGCCTTTGGACCCAGCCGCTCGCGGCGCGCGCCGGCGTCGCCATTCCGCTCTCGGCGGTTCACCATCAATATCTCGTGACCGAAAAAATCGAGGGCGTGACCAGCGATCTGCCGACGCTGCGCGACCCGGATCGGCTGACCTATTACAAGGAGGAGGTCGGCGGCCTCGTCATGGGCGGCTATGAGCCCAATCCCGTGCCCTGGTCGTCGGGCGCCGTGCCCGAGGATTTCGCCTTTCGGCTTCTCGAAGACGATTGGGATCATTTCGAGCCGATCATGAATCTGGCGCTCGGCCGCGTGCCGGCGCTCGCCGAGGCCGGCGTCAAGCAGATGATCAACGGCCTCGAAAGCTTCACCCCCGACGGCAACTGGATGATCGGCGAGGCGCCCGAGGTAAGGAATTTCTTCGTCGGCGCGGGTTTTAACGCCTTCGGCATCGCGTCAGCCGGCGGCGCCGGCATGGCGCTCGCCGAATGGGCGGCGGACGGCGAACAGCCCTTCGATCTCTGGCCCGTCGATATCCGCCGCTTCGGGGCGCCGCATCGGGATCCGAATTGGGTGCGGGTGCGGACGCTCGAAGCCTACGCCCGCCACTACAGCATCGCCTGGCCCTTTGAGGAGTTCACGTCGGGCCGGCCGCTGCGGCGCTCGCCGCTCTACGACCGGCTCAAGGCGAAGGGCGCCTGCTTCGGCGAAAAGATGGGCTTTGAACGGCCGAACTGGTTCGCCGATTTGAATGCCGGCGAGGAGCCGCGCGATCGCTATTCCCTCGGCCGGCCCGGCTGGTTCGACGCCGTCGGACGCGAGCATCGCGCCTGCCGCGAAGCCGCGGCGCTGTTCGACCAGACGAGCTTCGCCAAGGCGCTCCTCGTCGGCAAGGACGCCGAAGCGGCGCTCTCCTGGATCGCCGCCAATAATATCGCCAAGCCGCCGGGCGCCGTCGCCTATACCCAGCTGTTGAATCGCAAGGGCGGCATCGAATGCGATCTGACGATCACGCGGCTGGCGAGCGACCGCTTCTATGTCGTGACCGGGACGGCCTTCGGAACGCATGACTTCGACTGGATCAGGCGATCGATTCCTCAAGGATTGGACGCGACCCTCGTCGACGTCACTTCGGCGAATTCCGTGCTGGCGTTGATGGGTCCGCGCGCCCGCGACATTCTGCAATCCTGCTGCGACGATGATTTGTCGAGCGCCGGTTTTCCTTTCATGAGCGCCCGCGACATCCGTCTGGCCGGCGCGCCGGTGTTGGCGATCCGCGTGACCTATGTCGGCGAACTCGGCTGGGAGCTTCATATCCCTGTCGAATTCGCCGTCTCCGTCTATGACGCGCTCACCCAGGCGGGCGCGCCGTTCGGACTTGTCGACGCCGGCTACCGGGCGATCGAATCGCTGCGTATCGAGAAGGGCTACCGCGCTTGGGGCGCCGATATCGGGCCGGATCATACGCCCCCGATGGCCGGCCTGGACTTCGCCGTGAAGATGAAATCCTGCGCGCCATTTCAAGGGAGAGAAGCGCTTGTTGAGGCCGCGAGCGCGCCCTTGCCGCGCCTTCTTGCCGGCTTCGTTGTCGATGACCCTGACACCACGCTGCTCGGGCGCGAGACGATCTATCGCAATGGCGCGCGCGTCGGCTGGTTATCCAGCGGCGGCTATGGCTATTCGATCGGTAAGGCGATCGGTTATGGCTATGTTCGAAACGCCGACGGCGTCGATCCGACTTTTGTGCTCACTGGCGACTATCAGCTCGAAATCGCCGGCGAGCGCCGGCCGGCAAGCGTTTCGCTTTCGCCGTTCTATGACCCGAAAGGCAAACGCATCCGCGGCTAG